One Streptococcus gallolyticus subsp. gallolyticus DSM 16831 DNA window includes the following coding sequences:
- a CDS encoding YitT family protein has protein sequence MVREKLGQIRSLVLIAIGVAIYTFGFVKFNMANALAEGGVAGVTLIAHALYGINPAYSSLILNVPLFILGARIFGRKSLALTIYGTVLMSWFIWFWQRVPIQIVLENDMMLVAVVAGLFSGVGSGLVFRYGATTGGTDIIGRVIEEKFGFKLGQTLLFVDAVVLTASLVYIDLQHMLYTLVASFVYSQVLTIVQNGGYTVRGMIIITQKSEEAAQAILNGINRGVTYLNGQGAYSGNEKNILYVVLNPGEVRDVKAIMADLDPDAFISIIDVDEVVSSDFKIRRKNYDKL, from the coding sequence ATGGTTCGTGAAAAGCTTGGACAAATAAGAAGTTTGGTGTTAATTGCCATAGGTGTAGCCATTTATACTTTCGGTTTTGTCAAATTTAATATGGCAAATGCTCTTGCTGAAGGTGGGGTTGCGGGTGTAACCTTGATTGCCCATGCTCTTTACGGAATCAACCCTGCTTATTCGTCACTTATTTTGAATGTTCCTTTGTTCATTCTAGGGGCGCGAATTTTTGGACGAAAATCGCTAGCGCTAACCATTTATGGCACTGTTTTGATGTCATGGTTTATCTGGTTTTGGCAACGTGTGCCGATTCAGATTGTTCTCGAAAATGATATGATGTTGGTTGCTGTCGTTGCTGGTTTATTTTCTGGTGTCGGTAGTGGATTAGTCTTTCGTTACGGAGCTACAACGGGCGGAACAGATATTATCGGACGCGTTATCGAAGAAAAATTCGGTTTCAAACTTGGTCAGACACTGCTTTTTGTCGATGCCGTGGTTCTTACAGCGTCGCTGGTTTACATTGATTTACAACATATGCTTTACACGTTGGTAGCAAGCTTTGTTTACAGTCAAGTTCTGACAATTGTCCAAAATGGTGGTTACACAGTGCGTGGCATGATTATTATCACACAAAAATCTGAAGAAGCTGCGCAAGCTATTCTTAATGGCATTAATCGTGGGGTCACTTATCTGAATGGCCAAGGGGCTTACTCTGGAAACGAAAAAAATATTTTGTATGTGGTCTTAAATCCAGGTGAAGTCCGTGATGTTAAAGCCATTATGGCAGATTTAGACCCAGATGCTTTTATCTCAATCATTGATGTTGATGAGGTTGTGTCATCTGATTTCAAAATTCGACGAAAAAATTATGATAAATTGTAA
- a CDS encoding YitT family protein, whose amino-acid sequence MIKKTSLKKKTKFIVSRWAERYGLLKTMQSISREKYAEKVSASLFYGLLSAIAVNFFFQPGHVYSSGATGFAQVLSAISERLIGFRLPISVVFYAINVPLLVLAWYKIGHKFTVFTLITVSMSSFFIQIVPEITLTTDPLVNAIFGGLVMGTGVGFSLKSRISSGGTDIISLTIRKKTGRDVGSISLMVNGVIMIFAGILFGWQYALYSMVTIFVSSRVTNAIFTKQKKMQATIVTNRPEKVIAMIHTKLHRGVTQINDAEGTYNHEKKAILLAIITREEYNDFKYLMKKTDPNAFVSVAENVHIIGRFVED is encoded by the coding sequence ATGATTAAGAAAACATCTTTGAAAAAGAAAACAAAGTTTATTGTTAGCCGTTGGGCAGAAAGATATGGTCTGTTAAAGACAATGCAGAGCATTTCAAGAGAGAAGTATGCGGAAAAAGTTTCCGCTTCTCTTTTTTATGGTTTGCTATCGGCAATTGCGGTTAATTTCTTCTTCCAACCAGGACACGTTTATTCAAGTGGTGCAACTGGTTTTGCACAGGTTTTATCGGCGATTAGTGAGCGTTTAATTGGCTTTAGGCTGCCAATTTCAGTTGTTTTTTATGCGATTAATGTGCCGTTGCTCGTTTTAGCTTGGTATAAAATCGGACATAAATTCACTGTTTTTACACTCATTACAGTTTCGATGAGTTCTTTCTTTATTCAAATTGTTCCTGAAATTACTCTGACGACTGATCCCCTGGTTAATGCCATTTTTGGTGGTTTGGTCATGGGGACTGGTGTTGGCTTTAGTTTAAAATCTCGTATTTCAAGTGGTGGTACTGATATCATTAGTTTGACCATTCGGAAAAAGACAGGCCGTGATGTGGGAAGCATTTCTCTCATGGTTAATGGTGTTATCATGATTTTTGCTGGCATTTTATTTGGTTGGCAATATGCCCTTTATTCTATGGTGACTATCTTTGTCTCTAGCCGTGTGACAAATGCTATTTTCACTAAGCAGAAGAAAATGCAAGCAACGATTGTGACCAACCGGCCTGAAAAGGTAATTGCGATGATTCACACCAAATTACATCGTGGGGTGACACAAATCAATGATGCCGAAGGAACTTATAATCATGAGAAAAAAGCAATTTTGTTGGCTATTATTACTCGCGAGGAATATAACGACTTTAAGTATCTGATGAAAAAAACTGACCCAAATGCCTTTGTTTCAGTTGCTGAAAATGTTCATATTATTGGACGTTTTGTTGAGGATTAA
- a CDS encoding antibiotic biosynthesis monooxygenase family protein: MIIKTVTFGVKAAAKDKFEQKFRNDAISLKNWETCLGNEVWIQDNSDTNSVSFTAVSRWDNQDDFKAWLKRPEHIQHHKEQHFKKEDSPILKKSVQEYAVLED; the protein is encoded by the coding sequence ATGATTATTAAAACAGTTACTTTTGGAGTAAAAGCTGCTGCTAAAGATAAATTTGAACAAAAATTCCGCAACGACGCTATCTCGCTCAAAAATTGGGAAACATGTTTAGGAAACGAGGTCTGGATTCAAGATAATTCTGATACAAATAGTGTTTCCTTTACTGCCGTTTCACGTTGGGACAACCAAGACGATTTCAAAGCTTGGTTGAAACGTCCTGAACATATCCAACATCACAAAGAGCAACACTTCAAAAAAGAAGATTCACCTATTTTAAAGAAAAGCGTTCAAGAATATGCTGTTCTTGAGGATTAA
- a CDS encoding PadR family transcriptional regulator produces MYFPTSATVIEFLILAIVDKDDSYGYAISQTIKQIANIKESTLYPILKKLEKAGYLTTYQQAYQGRKRKYYAITAAGKEQLTFLKKEWQRYKEKVDEIIEGRLEDDKS; encoded by the coding sequence ATGTATTTTCCAACTTCGGCAACTGTTATCGAATTCCTCATTTTAGCCATTGTTGACAAAGACGACTCTTACGGTTATGCCATTAGCCAAACCATTAAGCAAATTGCTAACATCAAAGAATCCACCTTATATCCAATTTTAAAAAAACTGGAAAAAGCGGGCTATTTAACCACTTATCAACAAGCCTACCAAGGACGTAAACGAAAATATTATGCTATCACAGCAGCTGGTAAAGAACAGTTGACCTTTCTCAAAAAAGAATGGCAACGGTACAAAGAAAAAGTCGATGAGATTATTGAAGGGAGATTAGAGGATGACAAAAGTTGA
- a CDS encoding DUF1700 domain-containing protein: MTKVDYLAKLDKYLRKLPKEDYQEAMDYFSEYFEEAGPENEAQVIAELGTPKEAARDIISRLLDEKIIDQEKTPKSRVSMVWLAILAVIITPVALPLALVLFLAVITILALGVAAIAVVLSFGVVFLTSGIYMLFDSWSYLSISFSATALSFGLGLLALGLSLLTLLAAGAVCKVVGRSIVNLARKTANKRRKL, from the coding sequence ATGACAAAAGTTGACTATTTAGCAAAATTAGATAAATACCTACGTAAGTTACCCAAAGAGGATTACCAAGAAGCTATGGACTACTTTAGTGAATACTTTGAAGAAGCTGGTCCAGAAAATGAAGCACAAGTTATCGCCGAACTTGGAACACCAAAAGAAGCGGCGCGAGACATCATTAGTCGTTTGCTTGACGAAAAAATCATCGACCAAGAAAAGACACCTAAAAGCAGAGTATCTATGGTTTGGCTTGCTATTTTAGCGGTTATTATCACCCCTGTTGCTCTCCCACTGGCTCTTGTTCTTTTCTTAGCCGTCATCACTATCCTAGCTCTTGGAGTGGCGGCTATCGCTGTTGTCCTTTCCTTTGGGGTTGTCTTTCTGACTTCTGGAATTTACATGCTATTTGACAGCTGGTCTTACCTGAGCATTTCATTTTCCGCAACTGCTCTTAGTTTTGGTCTAGGACTTTTAGCTCTCGGTTTATCATTACTAACCCTCCTTGCTGCAGGAGCTGTTTGTAAAGTAGTTGGACGTAGCATTGTCAATTTAGCACGAAAGACAGCAAACAAAAGGAGAAAATTATGA
- the rpmF gene encoding 50S ribosomal protein L32, whose protein sequence is MAVPARHTSKAKKNKRRTHYKLTAPSVKFDETTGDYSRSHRVSLKGYYKGRKIAKAAK, encoded by the coding sequence ATGGCAGTACCTGCACGTCACACTTCAAAAGCGAAGAAAAACAAACGTCGTACACACTACAAATTGACTGCTCCATCAGTTAAATTTGACGAAACTACTGGAGATTACTCACGTTCTCACCGTGTATCACTTAAAGGATACTACAAAGGACGTAAAATCGCTAAAGCAGCTAAATAA
- the hisS gene encoding histidine--tRNA ligase — translation MKLQKPKGTQDILPSESAKWQYVEAVARETFKKYNYSEIRTPMFEHYEVISRSVGDTTDIVTKEMYDFHDKGDRHITLRPEGTAPVVRSFVENKLFAPEVQKPVKMYYIGSMFRYERPQAGRLREFHQVGVECFGSANPATDVETIAMAYQLFQTLGIKDVTLHLNTLGSAASRAAYRQALIDYLTPMREQLSKDSQRRLDENPLRVLDSKEKEDKIAVENAPSILDYLDDESQAHFDAVRSMLETLNIPYVIDTNMVRGLDYYNHTIFEFITTVDKSELTICAGGRYDSLVEYFDGPETPGFGFGLGLERLLLILEKQGIELPVEKEMDVYIAVLGQGANLKALELVQAIRNQGFSAERDYLGRKIKAQFKSADAFNAKTIITLGESEIEAGQVAVKNNKTREEVTVSFDEITNNFAEVLNKLG, via the coding sequence ATGAAATTACAAAAACCTAAAGGAACACAGGATATTTTACCTAGCGAAAGCGCTAAGTGGCAATACGTGGAAGCTGTTGCGCGTGAAACATTTAAAAAATACAATTACAGCGAAATTCGTACACCAATGTTTGAACATTATGAGGTTATCAGCCGTTCTGTTGGTGACACAACGGACATCGTGACAAAAGAAATGTATGATTTCCACGATAAAGGTGACCGCCATATTACTTTGCGTCCAGAAGGTACAGCCCCTGTTGTGCGTTCTTTTGTGGAAAATAAATTATTTGCACCAGAAGTTCAAAAGCCAGTTAAGATGTACTACATCGGCTCAATGTTCCGCTACGAACGTCCACAAGCTGGTCGTTTGCGTGAATTCCATCAAGTTGGCGTTGAGTGTTTCGGTTCAGCAAATCCTGCCACAGACGTTGAAACAATCGCGATGGCTTACCAATTGTTCCAAACGCTGGGCATTAAAGATGTTACGCTTCATTTGAATACTTTGGGAAGTGCAGCTAGCCGTGCGGCATATCGTCAAGCTTTGATTGATTACCTTACGCCAATGCGTGAGCAATTGTCAAAAGACAGTCAACGTCGTTTAGATGAAAACCCACTTCGAGTCCTTGATTCAAAAGAAAAAGAAGACAAGATTGCTGTTGAAAACGCACCATCAATCCTTGATTATCTTGATGACGAAAGCCAAGCTCATTTTGATGCTGTGCGTAGTATGCTTGAAACTCTCAATATCCCATATGTCATTGATACAAACATGGTTCGTGGTCTTGATTACTATAACCACACTATCTTTGAATTCATCACAACTGTTGATAAATCTGAATTGACAATTTGTGCTGGTGGTCGCTATGACAGTCTCGTTGAATACTTTGACGGACCAGAAACACCAGGTTTTGGTTTTGGACTTGGTCTTGAACGTTTGCTTCTTATCCTCGAAAAACAAGGTATTGAATTGCCAGTTGAAAAAGAAATGGACGTTTACATTGCTGTTTTGGGACAAGGTGCAAACCTTAAAGCATTGGAACTTGTTCAAGCTATCCGCAACCAAGGTTTCTCAGCAGAACGTGACTACCTTGGACGTAAAATCAAAGCGCAATTCAAATCAGCAGACGCCTTTAATGCTAAAACAATTATCACTTTAGGTGAAAGTGAAATTGAAGCAGGTCAAGTAGCTGTGAAAAATAATAAAACTCGCGAAGAAGTGACCGTAAGCTTTGACGAAATTACAAACAACTTCGCTGAAGTATTGAATAAATTGGGTTAA
- a CDS encoding GNAT family N-acetyltransferase: MKVVPYDEKYKKDFVEMNLAWISEMFTVEAEDERELTNIEHYIENGGQIFFALNDEGAVMASCMVAPREDGDWEIMKFAAKSEFAGSGAGSACLKACIEYAESLHLPKLIIVSNRKCLSAVHLYRKFGFTEIPVDKEKFPFERGDIAFEKEL, from the coding sequence ATGAAAGTTGTACCGTATGATGAAAAATATAAAAAAGATTTTGTGGAAATGAACCTTGCTTGGATTTCTGAAATGTTTACGGTAGAAGCAGAAGATGAACGCGAGTTAACTAATATTGAGCATTATATTGAAAATGGTGGTCAGATTTTCTTTGCTTTAAATGATGAGGGAGCTGTTATGGCATCGTGTATGGTCGCTCCAAGAGAAGATGGGGATTGGGAAATCATGAAATTTGCAGCAAAAAGCGAATTTGCTGGCAGCGGTGCAGGGAGTGCTTGTTTAAAGGCGTGCATTGAGTATGCGGAGTCCCTTCATTTGCCAAAACTTATCATTGTTTCCAATCGAAAATGTCTATCTGCTGTTCATCTTTATCGCAAATTTGGCTTTACTGAGATTCCTGTTGATAAAGAAAAATTTCCTTTTGAACGTGGTGATATTGCCTTTGAGAAAGAATTATAA
- a CDS encoding DUF1304 domain-containing protein — MSLITIILSLLVALEHFYIMYLETVATQSPATARVFGLSQEELERESVSNLFKNQGVYNGLIAVFLIYGIFTANATLVTVFLVNVVLVALYGSLTADRKIILKQGGLAILALLTLLF, encoded by the coding sequence ATGTCACTTATTACTATTATTTTGTCATTATTGGTTGCTTTGGAACATTTTTACATTATGTATTTAGAAACAGTTGCAACACAATCACCTGCAACAGCGCGTGTTTTTGGACTATCGCAAGAAGAATTAGAACGTGAGTCTGTAAGTAATTTATTTAAAAATCAAGGTGTTTACAATGGCTTGATTGCCGTTTTTCTGATTTACGGTATCTTTACAGCTAATGCTACTTTGGTAACTGTTTTTCTAGTAAATGTCGTTCTTGTTGCCCTTTATGGTAGCTTGACCGCAGACCGTAAAATTATTTTAAAGCAAGGCGGTTTAGCCATTTTAGCTTTACTGACGTTGTTATTTTAA
- a CDS encoding MarR family winged helix-turn-helix transcriptional regulator: MPDRETIYSIRAFNRMYMPFMNLLGNHYLGSEYSVTEARIFFEIYENEGCTATHIAQEMNIDKSYLSRILKNHEKKGYIYRQTSKEDGRAYHLFLTDAGKLRARDFIEKSNQEIGDIIATLSYSEQKQLAEAMTLITKILGKNSVQGE; this comes from the coding sequence ATGCCAGATAGAGAAACCATTTATTCGATACGTGCCTTTAATCGCATGTATATGCCTTTTATGAATTTACTCGGTAATCATTATTTGGGTTCTGAGTATTCCGTGACGGAAGCAAGGATTTTCTTTGAAATTTATGAAAATGAAGGCTGTACAGCAACACATATCGCCCAAGAGATGAATATTGATAAAAGCTATTTGAGTAGGATTTTGAAAAATCACGAGAAAAAAGGTTATATTTATCGCCAAACGTCAAAGGAAGATGGGAGAGCTTATCATCTTTTTTTGACTGATGCAGGGAAATTACGTGCGCGAGATTTTATTGAAAAATCTAATCAAGAAATTGGCGATATTATTGCGACATTGAGTTATTCAGAGCAGAAACAATTAGCAGAAGCAATGACTTTAATTACTAAAATATTGGGAAAAAATTCAGTACAAGGAGAGTAG
- the aspS gene encoding aspartate--tRNA ligase: MKRTMYAGRVRSEHIGQEITLKGWVGRRRDLGGLIFIDLRDREGIMQLVINPEEVSSDVMTTAESLRNEFVIEVTGEVAQREQENKNLPTGAVELKVSALTVLNTAKTTPFEIKDDVEVSDENRLRYRYLDLRRPKMLNNFKLRAKVTHSIRNYLDELEFIDVETPMLTKSTPEGARDYLVPSRVSQGHFYALPQSPQITKQLLMNAGFDRYYQIVKCFRDEDLRGDRQPEFTQVDMETSFLSDQDIQDITEGMIAKVMKDTKGIDVTLPFPRMSYDDAMNNYGSDKPDTRFEMLLQDLTEVVKDVDFKVFSQAPVVKAIVVKGNADKYSRKNIDKLTEFAKQFGAKGLAWVKFTDGAITGPVAKFLTSIEDKLTASLQLEENDLVLFVADTLEVADNTLGALRTRIAKELDMVDNSKFNFLWVVDWPMFEWSEEEGRYMSAHHPFTLPTEESAHELEGDLAKVRAVAYDIVLNGYELGGGSLRINQKELQERMFKALGFTAEEANDQFGFLLEAMNYGFPPHGGLAIGLDRFVMLLAGEDNIREVIAFPKNNKAADPMTQAPSLVSDKQLDELALAIENND; the protein is encoded by the coding sequence ATGAAACGTACAATGTATGCTGGTCGTGTTCGTAGTGAACATATCGGCCAAGAAATTACTTTAAAAGGTTGGGTTGGTCGTCGTCGTGATTTAGGTGGGCTTATCTTTATCGACCTTCGTGACCGTGAAGGTATCATGCAATTAGTCATTAATCCAGAGGAAGTTTCAAGTGATGTTATGACCACAGCTGAAAGCCTTCGTAACGAATTTGTTATCGAAGTTACTGGTGAAGTTGCACAACGTGAACAAGAAAATAAAAACTTGCCAACTGGTGCTGTTGAATTGAAAGTATCAGCATTGACAGTTTTGAATACGGCTAAAACAACACCTTTTGAAATTAAAGATGATGTTGAAGTTAGTGATGAAAATCGTTTACGTTACCGTTATTTGGATCTTCGTCGTCCAAAAATGCTTAACAACTTTAAATTACGTGCAAAAGTTACTCACTCAATCCGTAACTATTTGGATGAGTTAGAATTCATTGATGTTGAAACACCAATGTTGACAAAATCAACTCCAGAAGGTGCGCGTGACTACTTGGTACCAAGTCGTGTGAGCCAAGGTCACTTTTACGCTTTGCCACAAAGTCCACAAATCACAAAACAATTGTTGATGAATGCTGGTTTTGATCGTTACTACCAAATCGTTAAATGTTTCCGTGATGAAGATTTGCGTGGTGATCGTCAACCTGAGTTTACACAGGTCGATATGGAAACATCATTCTTGTCAGACCAAGATATCCAAGATATCACTGAAGGAATGATTGCTAAAGTCATGAAAGATACAAAAGGAATTGATGTCACATTGCCATTCCCACGTATGTCTTATGACGATGCAATGAACAACTACGGTTCAGACAAACCTGATACTCGTTTTGAAATGCTTTTACAAGACTTGACAGAAGTTGTCAAGGATGTTGATTTCAAAGTGTTCTCACAAGCTCCAGTTGTAAAAGCTATTGTTGTTAAGGGGAATGCGGATAAATACTCACGTAAAAACATTGATAAATTAACAGAATTTGCAAAACAATTTGGTGCCAAAGGTCTTGCATGGGTCAAATTTACTGATGGTGCGATTACTGGGCCAGTTGCTAAATTCTTAACAAGTATCGAAGATAAGTTGACAGCAAGTTTACAACTCGAAGAAAATGATTTGGTTCTTTTCGTTGCCGATACTCTTGAAGTTGCTGATAATACTCTTGGTGCTCTTCGTACTCGTATCGCTAAAGAACTTGACATGGTTGACAACTCTAAATTTAATTTCCTTTGGGTTGTTGATTGGCCAATGTTTGAATGGTCTGAAGAAGAAGGACGTTACATGTCTGCTCACCACCCATTCACATTGCCAACTGAAGAATCCGCTCATGAATTAGAAGGTGACCTTGCTAAAGTACGTGCAGTTGCTTACGATATCGTTCTTAACGGTTATGAACTTGGGGGCGGTAGCTTGCGTATCAACCAAAAAGAATTGCAAGAACGTATGTTTAAAGCGCTTGGCTTTACAGCAGAAGAAGCAAATGACCAATTTGGTTTCTTGTTAGAAGCTATGAACTACGGTTTCCCACCACATGGTGGACTTGCTATCGGTCTTGACCGCTTCGTTATGCTTCTTGCTGGTGAAGATAACATTCGTGAAGTCATTGCATTCCCTAAAAATAATAAAGCTGCGGATCCAATGACACAAGCACCAAGTCTTGTTTCAGATAAACAATTAGATGAATTGGCTTTAGCAATCGAAAACAATGATTAA
- the rpmG gene encoding 50S ribosomal protein L33, which produces MRVNITLEHKESGERLYLTSKNKRNTPDRLQLKKYSPKLRKHVIFTEVK; this is translated from the coding sequence ATGCGCGTAAATATTACACTTGAACACAAAGAATCTGGTGAACGCTTGTACCTTACTTCAAAAAACAAACGTAACACTCCAGACCGTCTTCAATTGAAAAAATACTCACCAAAATTGCGTAAACACGTAATCTTTACTGAAGTTAAATAA
- a CDS encoding DUF4097 family beta strand repeat-containing protein: MKSWTKTILGIGVSCSLLGAALAGYGFATGGLSDLENSTDMVGNVNYQKANLDNFSKIDIDSTTSDVIISKANIDKPFISYSDNKKTPVNYEVKDDTLTVKQTGTRTQIGNANIHFLSLKDIIGIAKTGIIENSHTIVISVPQDTDLTSVKANLSSGDLDISQLSLDNVMLELLAGELTLTNTTLNSGTVNITSGDAEIENSNLTNVAFSITTGDIDLENSQASNTTFELSMGDFSANAATFKNDNTITMTTGEVDITLASKDLKVLMTNLLGDADITSNLNQSSKNTLTIDGNVGDITVQ; the protein is encoded by the coding sequence ATGAAATCGTGGACAAAGACTATTTTAGGCATTGGCGTTAGTTGTAGTTTATTAGGAGCAGCCCTTGCAGGTTATGGTTTCGCAACTGGTGGACTCTCTGATTTAGAAAATAGCACCGATATGGTAGGAAATGTAAACTATCAAAAAGCTAACCTTGACAATTTCAGTAAAATTGATATTGACAGCACAACATCTGATGTCATCATTTCAAAGGCCAATATTGACAAACCCTTTATTTCTTACTCAGACAATAAAAAAACACCTGTCAACTACGAAGTCAAGGATGACACCCTTACTGTAAAGCAAACAGGAACTCGTACCCAAATAGGGAATGCAAATATTCATTTTCTGAGTTTAAAAGATATTATTGGCATTGCTAAAACTGGTATTATCGAAAATTCACATACAATCGTTATCTCTGTTCCTCAGGATACAGACCTCACTTCAGTCAAAGCTAATCTTAGCTCAGGAGATTTGGACATCAGTCAGCTTTCACTTGATAATGTAATGCTCGAACTTCTGGCTGGGGAACTAACGTTGACCAACACAACCCTCAATTCAGGAACAGTAAACATCACCTCTGGGGATGCTGAAATTGAGAACAGCAACTTAACAAACGTCGCCTTTTCAATTACAACTGGTGATATTGATTTAGAAAATAGCCAAGCTTCTAACACAACCTTTGAGTTAAGCATGGGAGATTTTTCAGCCAATGCCGCCACCTTCAAAAATGATAACACCATAACAATGACTACTGGTGAGGTTGACATTACTCTTGCCAGCAAAGATTTGAAAGTATTAATGACAAATCTTCTAGGCGATGCTGATATCACTTCAAACTTAAATCAATCAAGTAAAAACACGTTGACAATCGACGGAAACGTGGGTGACATTACAGTTCAATAA